A window of the Callospermophilus lateralis isolate mCalLat2 chromosome 7, mCalLat2.hap1, whole genome shotgun sequence genome harbors these coding sequences:
- the Muc1 gene encoding mucin-1 — translation MTPGIQSPFFLLLLLPVLPGQYSVTLAQVSNTALNSANSVITTTPSSRSPSGSATTPAHHGTSSGTTEAPSGSASTPAHHSHSSGTTGAPSVHHGSSSGTTGAPSGSASTPVHHGSSSGTTGAPSGSASTPAHHSHSSGTTGAPSGSASTPAHHSHSSGTTGAPSGSASTPAHHSHSSGTTGAPSGSASTPVHHSSSSGTTGAPSGSASTPVHHGSSSGTTGAPSGSASTPAHHSHSSGTTGAPSGSASTPAHNDTSAPTAGTSSASAATSVHSGTSTMAITTLLDKGTKSSVSSQPSDISTTAANMSNSTVASSNSHSTVPPSTSSNHSSPSQVYVRVSFFSLSFYISNLKFNSSLENPRTNYYQELQRNISELVLQVYKQDGFLGLFNIMFRPGSVVVELILVFREGTTNAKEVMSQFYQLKEEGSSYDLNISKIKANEVLFPSSAQSGSGVPGWGIALLVLVCVLLAMAILYLIALAVCRCRQKNYGHLDIFPSRETYHPMSEYPTYHTHGRYMPPGSTNRSPYEEVSAGNGGGSLSYTNPAVAATSANL, via the exons ATGACACCTGGCATCCAGTCCCCCTTCTTCCTGCTGCTGCTTCTCCCAGTGCTTCCAG GACAGTACAGCGTTACCTTAGCTCAAGTCTCCAACACTGCCCTAAACTCGGCCAATTCTGTGATCACTACAACTCCAAGCAGCAGGTCTCCATCAGGCtctgccaccaccccagcccaccATGGTACCTCTTCTGGAACCACTGAGGCTCCAAGTGGCTCAGCTTCCACCCCAGCCCACCATAGCCACTCATCTGGGACCACTGGGGCTCCAAGCG TCCACCATGGCTCCTCATCTGGGACCACTGGGGCTCCAAGCGGCTCAGCCTCCACCCCAGTCCACCATGGCTCCTCATCTGGGACCACTGGGGCTCCAAGCGGCTCAGCCTCCACCCCAGCCCACCATAGCCACTCATCTGGGACCACTGGGGCTCCAAGCGGCTCAGCCTCCACCCCAGCCCACCATAGCCACTCATCTGGGACCACTGGGGCTCCAAGCGGCTCAGCCTCCACCCCAGCCCACCATAGCCACTCATCTGGGACCACTGGGGCTCCAAGCGGCTCAGCCTCCACCCCAGTCCACCATAGCTCCTCATCTGGGACCACTGGGGCTCCAAGCGGCTCAGCCTCCACCCCAGTCCACCATGGCTCCTCATCTGGGACCACTGGGGCTCCAAGCGGCTCAGCCTCCACCCCAGCCCACCATAGCCACTCATCTGGGACCACTGGGGCTCCAAGCGGCTCAGCCTCCACCCCAGCCCACAATGACACTTCAGCCCCAACTGCGGGGACTTCATCAGCCTCAGCTGCCACTTCAGTACACAGTGGCACTTCTACTATGGCTATTACAACCCTACTTGACAAGGGTACTAAATCCTCAGTTTCCAGCCAGCCGTCTGACATTTCCACCACCGCTGCCAACATGAGCAACAGTACTGTTGCCAGTAGCAATAGCCATAGCACGGTGcctccctccacctcctccaaTCATAGTTCTCCTTCCCAGGTGTATGTTAGGGTCTCTTTCTTCTCCCTGTCTTTTTACATTTCAAACCTCAAGTTTAATTCTTCCCTGGAAAACCCTAGAACCAACTACTATCAAGAACTGCAGAGGAACATTTCTGAATTG GTTTTGCAGGTTTATAAACAAGACGGTTTTCTGGGCCTCTTTAATATCATGTTCAG ACCAGGATCTGTGGTGGTAGAACTGATTCTCGTCTTCCGGGAGGGTACCACCAATGCCAAGGAAGTGATGTCACAGTTTTATCAGCTCAAAGAGGAAGGATCCAGTTATGACCTGAACATCTCAAAAATCAAGG CGAATGAGGTGCTGTTTCCTTCCTCTGCCCAGTCTGGGTCTGGGGTACCAGGCTGGGGCATTGCTCTGCTGGTGCTGGTCTGTGTTCTACTTGCGATGGCCATCTTATATCTCATTGCCTTG GCGGTGTGTCGGTGTCGCCAAAAGAACTATGGGCATCTGGATATCTTTCCATCCCGGGAAACCTACCATCCTATGAGTGAATACCCCACTTATCACACCCATGGGCGCTATATGCCCCCTGGAAGTACCAACCGTAGCCCCTATGAGGAG